Sequence from the Macaca fascicularis isolate 582-1 chromosome 16, T2T-MFA8v1.1 genome:
AGGATGTAGACCAGGCAGGTGGGCACACTGGCATGACAGTCCCAGAGAGGGGCAATGACACCCCTTCCCCTCCACTGACAACCCGGAGCACAGAGGCCACCCTCTCTTCCCACCCGACTCCTAGCAAAGGGGGAGAGGCACGAGATTAGGATTTTCCTCAGAGCCCCAAACCACAAGTACAGAATAAATAACTTAAAAGCGCTAAGGAAGGGAAACAGGGCAGGCTTTGGAGGCAGGAGCGCCGAGAGAAACTGAAGCCGGTCAAGGTGAAGGGGGTGGAAGCAGCAGTTGGGAACCTGGGCTGCCCCGGTAGGGCAGTGGGGCAGGATGGGCAGGAGGAACACGGGGCCAccccaggagggtgaggctgggtCCCTTCCTGGGGCAGGGAATGAGgtaagaaaacatttcaaataaagcaGCACCGTTCCCTCTCACCTTGGGGCCCCACTCCTCACCAGCCCTGGGTCAGGGAGGAGAGACAGGGGGAGGAATTCTGACACTTCTCCCTCTTCCTACCCTCCCTTTCCCATTCCTTGAAGCTGTAGAGGCTGGAGGCCCTTTCCTGGCACCCAACAACAAAAGGACAGCTCCTGCTGCCAAGGAGGCCCATGGGGACTGAGGGGAAAGGGCTGCCCCTGTGAGGGGCAGGGAAGGTGGCGGCAGTTCTGGACGCCCACCTCAGCAGACAGCACTCTGTGCCTGCCTACCCCTGGGACTGGGGGCATTTGATAGGATTCTGCACACAGACAGGACATGCCCAGCCTTGCCCCTCAGCTCCAAGCACCGGACCCATTCACATTGCTGAGGGCGGCCAAGGCAGGCCCCCTCCAGGCTCAGCTTCCAACCCACAGCCTCCCGGGTCACCACATTGCCCCTCAGCAGGGCTTAGTCCAGttcctggggtggggggcaggcagTGCCCTGGCACAGCGCCCAGGTCAGGCCCCTGGCCTAGCTGGACATCCAGTAACTCACAGAATAAATAGGAAAACTGCCTCCCCACCAAACTTATGTCCAAGGCATAATATGTCCAGGTCTGAGTCCTGCACGCTGAGGAGTCGTGCTCCATTGCAGAGGACTTTGACACCCCCCAGGGGCGCATAATCGGATCCTCTGCCTGCCTGGCCCACCAAGCTTCCCAAGCCCCAACCCCCAGCAGCCGTCCATTTGCCAGGCTATGCCACCTGGGTGGGGGTCAGGAGAGAGGGCTCTGCTCAGCCAAAGGCTATCCCTTGCACCCAAGTCAGTTGATGTCATCATAGATGCTGGGCGTCGGGGGTGCCGGTGGCTTTGGCTTCTTCTTCTTGTTGGAACCTAGGCCGGAGGCAGTCCCTACCAGGCTCAgatgggatttctttttcttggttttccGTGACTCAGAGCTGTTGGTACCTgtagagaaagagacacaaaggATGAGAGTAGGGTTGTGGCAGGAGACGTGGCACTCCCACGGCTTCGGGCACAGCCCCTGGGGCCCAACTGTATCACGTACCTAGACCCCATCCCTGATTTTCACTCGTCTTGGAGGAGCCTGAATCAGAGGGTGAGAGGTCAGAGGAGCCATCCCACTGAAGCCGGCTGATCAGGGCCTGGCTGTCAGTCATGTCAAAGCTGTCATTATCCAGGGAGCTCTCGACCTCTGGAAGGACGCTAGAAAGGGGATGAGCCAAAGAAGGGCTTTAGAGATAGCGATCATCGCCCTAACTGGTCATAACCCCCCATCCCTCCTGTAGGGCCACTTACGCCGAGGGCCCGAGGAAATAAATCCGCACGGTTCGCCTCTGCTCATCTGTGTGCTGTGGGCAGCGTAGGGACCTGGTGGTGAGGCAAGGCAGGGAGGGGTCTGAGGAACTCAGGTAAAGCCCCTCCTCTCGGCAAGGCAGGAGCCACAGGCACAGACAGGGAAGGGATGAGTGCAGATTCGTCCCCAGACTGTGGCCGAAGGCCTGATCAttagaggagggaaggggaagggcagAAGCCCCATTGCTCAAGTCCGACCCATGCCCATGGTGAGTGTGCAGGAGGCCCCTGGCCCCCTTTCTAGGTTCTGTGCTCACCTTGTGCACATCTTCTTGGTGTGTTCAGAAATCACCCCACATTGCTGGAAGAGGAATATAAGCTgaaaggagggatggagggaaccTACTCTAGATGCTAGAT
This genomic interval carries:
- the ATXN7L3 gene encoding ataxin-7-like protein 3 isoform X9 produces the protein MGRNSSRIANRRIANSNNMNKSESDQEDNDDINDNDWSYGSEKKAKKRKSDKLWYLPFQNPNSPRRSKSLKHKNGFSVCTSASNTLPLLFSSSGELSNSDPFKYNNSTGISYETLGPEELRSLLTTQCGVISEHTKKMCTRSLRCPQHTDEQRRTVRIYFLGPSAVLPEVESSLDNDSFDMTDSQALISRLQWDGSSDLSPSDSGSSKTSENQGWGLGTNSSESRKTKKKKSHLSLVGTASGLGSNKKKKPKPPAPPTPSIYDDIN
- the ATXN7L3 gene encoding ataxin-7-like protein 3 isoform X11 — its product is MGRNSSRIANRRIANSNNMNKSESDQEDNDDINDNDWSYGSEKKAKKRKSDKNPNSPRRSKSLKHKNGELSNSDPFKYNNSTGISYETLGPEELRSLLTTQCGVISEHTKKMCTRSLRCPQHTDEQRRTVRIYFLGPSAVLPEVESSLDNDSFDMTDSQALISRLQWDGSSDLSPSDSGSSKTSENQGWGLGTNSSESRKTKKKKSHLSLVGTASGLGSNKKKKPKPPAPPTPSIYDDIN
- the ATXN7L3 gene encoding ataxin-7-like protein 3 isoform X10; its protein translation is MGRNSSRIANRRIANSNNMNKSESDQEDNDDINDNDWSYGSEKKAKKRKSDKNPNSPRRSKSLKHKNGFSVCTSASNTLPLLFSSSGELSNSDPFKYNNSTGISYETLGPEELRSLLTTQCGVISEHTKKMCTRSLRCPQHTDEQRRTVRIYFLGPSAVLPEVESSLDNDSFDMTDSQALISRLQWDGSSDLSPSDSGSSKTSENQGWGLGTNSSESRKTKKKKSHLSLVGTASGLGSNKKKKPKPPAPPTPSIYDDIN